CCATAACAATAAAAAAGTGGGTTTTTAGACCCACTTCATTGAAACAATATAAGTATCTTTTGACAAAATTGCAAGCCTTTTGTTGGCGATTACGAGCTGGCCTGCCCGGTCTCGGCCAGCAGCAATTTGGCGTCTTCAACCAAATTCGATTTAGGATATTTGTCGATGAGTTTCTGCAAAGCCCGGCGCGCCGGTTCCGCTTGATTCGCCTGCTTGTAACAGCGCGCGGCGCTCATCAACAATTGCGGGGCGCGATACGAGTCCTTGTAATCGTTGGCCGCTTTATCGTAGAGCGTCGCGGCTTCGGCAAAATCGCCGCGCTCTTCATACGTTGCTGCCGCGCCGAATGCCGCACTGACGGCAAGGATCGGATCGTTGTCACCATCAGCAAGATATTTGTTGTAATATTTTTCGGCGTTGGCGTAATCCTTGGTGTGCATGTACGCGTTGGCCAGATAAATCATCGCCATGCCGGCGCTTGGCGAGCCGCCATATTCGCTGACCAATTTTTCCAAAATGGGAATCGCCGCGGTGTAATTTGATTTATTGTACTCCGCCCGTGCCTGTGCCAATTTTTCCGCGGCGCTCTGCTCGTCGCTGGCTTTCATCCAATTGAAAAAAATCAGCAAACCGATCACCAGCGCCAGGCCGCCTGCAATCATGGCCACTTCGCGGGAGTGTTGCCTCAGCCAATCGTTCACCTTGAACCAGGTGGTAACGAGCTTGTCTTCCTTGATTTCACGCTTGGTGAGCTTTTTCTTGGGTGTCAACATGACCAGACTGTCCTTTGTCCAAAAAACGTATTACTGAAATAAAATTCGTACCCGAATTATGCAATATATTAAAATTTCCCACGCGAAGCAAGCAGTTTCATCGCGCCGCCTGCGCTAATTTTTCCACGCCGGAAACAATCATCAGCTCGGTTTCAGCGTGTGCGCCTTTGGCTTTTTCCAAATAAGCCAAATTCGCCGCAAGCCACGACGCCCCCAGCGATTTCCCGCTCGCCAAAGCTTCGAGCGCCTGCAAGCCGATGGCCGAGGTTTTGGAAAGATTTTCGGATTGCGCCGCAATTTCCCGCAAAACCGGCGATTTTTGCATCATGGCGGTCAACTGGGCGTGATTTGATTCCCACTTCTTCAGCCACATGGTGAGTTCATTTTTCAACTCGACATTCGATTTGTTGCTCAAGAATTTCTCGACGAGTTGGCGAAAATCTCGGGCGGTTTTGCTATCCGGCCGGGCCGCATCAACGACGCGGCTGAACGGCGCATACGAGGTGTAGGTTCGATATTGATGCCGCGTATAAATTTTAATCGGCTCGATCACGTCAACCAAAGCTTTCAATGGCGCGATCTCATCCTGATTGGCCAGCCGGCGCAGCATCATGTCGTAATTCTTTTCGTGCATCAAGCCGAGTTCCTCCAACTGCAGGCTGACGATATTCAACCGGCGATACATGTCGTTCACGTCTTTTACACGTTGCGGCGACCAGAAGCGCTCGGCAATCGCGGCGGTGCGCGGCCAGATGCGTGAGTCGACATTTTCCGGCGTTACCAGTTCCGACCACATCGTCGCCTCGCCGCCGAGAATTTTCTTTTTCTGCTCGTCGCTCAACGGCGAATTTTCCGGAATCGGATCGTTCAAATAATGAAAATCCGTCGGCTGCACGAGATCGATATAATAGCCGTTCGAGAGGATGCCGGTATAACCCTGCTGCGCCGACTGCACCAACGCTTCCTGGCCGCGCCAGGATTGGATGACGATGTTCGTCGGCATGCCCGGCTGCAAGATTTCATCCCAGCCCACCATTTTCTTGCCGTGCCTGGTGAGAATTTGCAGCAGCCGCTTGTTGAAATACGTTTGCAAATCATGATTATCTTTTATCCCGTTTGCCGCTTTGAATTTGGCGATGGTCGGACTTTGATCCCAATGCTTGCCGTTATTTTCGTCGCCGCCAATGTGCAAATACTCATCGGGAAATAATTTTGCCATTTCACTCAAAAAGGCGTCGAGAAATTTGTAGGTGTATTCCTTCGTCGGATCGAGCGCCGGATCCATGATGCCGTATTTGCGCTCGATGCGGTACGGCCCCGGCAGCGCTGCCAGCTCCGGATGGCCGGCCAGCCAGCTCGTGACGTGCCCCGGCATGTCAAATTCCGGCACGACGCGAATGCCGCGCGCCTCGGCGTAAGCGATAATCTCCCGCATTTGCTCGTGTGTGAAAAAGAAGCCATCGGAGCCCATCTGATGCAGTTTCGGATAGGTTTTGCTCTCGATGCGAAAGCCCTGATCTTCGGTCAAATGCAAATGCAGCACGTTGAGCTTGACCGCCGCCATCGCGTCGAGATTGCGTTTGATGACCTCCATCGGCAGAAAATGGCGGCAGACATCGATCAGCAAGCCGCGCCACGGAAAGCGCGGCGCATCGGTGATGATGACTTGCGGGAAATAATAGCCTTGCTCATCCGCCAACAACAACTGCAACAGCGTTTCAAGCCCCCGCAAAACGCCCAAATCGGTTTCAGCCTCGAGAGTGATTTTTTCCGCCGCAATGCGCAATTGATAGGATTCGTTTTCGCCCAGCTTCACTTTGCCGGCGCGCTTGCAGTCGATCGCCAATTTTGCCGTGGCAGCCGTCGAAGATGCCGCGATATAATCTTGCGAGAAAAACAGCCCGGTTCGTCCCGAAAGCCGCCGGAGCATTCGCGTCGCGCCGTGATACAAACGTTGATCGGGTTGGCCGGTCACGGCAATTGTGAACGTAGAATCCAATCTGAACTCGCCGTTTTGCAACTCGATCTGCGCCGGAACCGGCATGAGATTCAATTTGATCGTTTTGTCATCAGCAAACAAAAATGAAGCGGTAAGAGCAAGACTTGTCAAAATAGTGTCGAACGCGATTCGATCCATTTGAATCATCCTTAAATATTTCCCAACTGATAGAAACAACGCCATGGGGGCGCAAGCATCTTGCTTGCAGACGGCGCTACGTTTTTTCACCCAAGACTGAGAGGCATTACGCTCAACGAAATTTTCAATCAGCCCGGCAAGCTCCACCCCGGCCGGTATTCCCGTGACAAATATTGATTCGCTTCCGGCATGTTGGTGAAGCTCATTTTCCGGCCATCATATTTCAGCGTCACGTTTTTGTTCGCCATCCGCAAGGCGATGTTGCCGAGCAGCATGGTTTCGGTCAATTTGGCGGCGTATTCAAAATTCGACATGGTTGGCGGGCCGCCCTTGATCGCCGCAATCCATTCCTGATAAACGCCCGGCGAGCGCGGCAGCGTTTTCGGCGGCATTCGGTATTCTTTCATTTTGGTTTCGGGAATCAGTCGCGGACTTTCTCCCAAACAACCACACATGAGCCTGCCTTTTTTGCCGGCGAAAATCACGCCACCCATCTCGTTACCCAGGCGCCGGCTTTCTTCAAGCTCAACGGGGCGCATCGGCAAAAGCCCGCCGTCGTACCAGGTTAATTCCACCGCCGGCATTTTCCCCCGCGCTGGAAAACGATAATGTACCGTCGACGCCAGCGGATAGGTCTCGCTATTGACCGCGGTCGAACTGGCTTGTATCGTTTCCGGAAGGTCAAGATTCAGCGCCCAGAACGGATGATCGATAATGTGCGCCCCCATGTCGCCGAGCGCGCCGGTGCCGAAATCCCACCAGCCGCGCCAATTGAACGGCGCATACGCCGGATGATATGGCCGGTGCGGCGCCGGCCCCAGCCACAAATCCCAATCCAGCGTGGACGGCACTGCCGGAAGTTCGGCCGGACGTTCAACGCCCTGTGGCCAGATCGGCCGGTTCGTCCAGCAATGTACTTCCGTCACCTCGCCGATGGCGCCGGCGGCAATCCATTCGTTGATCAAACGCGCCTCTTCGCTGGCGTGGCCCTGATTGCCCATTTGCGTGACGACGTTCATTTCTTTCGCGGCCTTCGCCAGCGCGCGCGCTTCCTGAACCGTGTGGGTGAGCGGCTTTTGCACGTAGACATGCTTGCCCAGCCGAATCGCGGTCAAGGCAATAATCGCGTGAGTGTGATCCGGGGTTGACACGGTGATCGCGTCAATGCTTTTTTCCGTTTCCAACATTTTGCGGAAATCACGATATTTTGCCGCGCGCTCCAACATCTCGGCGTGCGGATGATTTTCCTTTTTCGCGGCTTTAACCGTTTCCGCCATGTGCTCATCATCGACGTCACACAGCGCCACGATATTTTCGGTGCGGACGCCGGCAATGTCATTGCGGCCCTGGCCACCGACGCCGACACAGGCGACATTCACTTTGTCGCTCGGCGGCACGTAGCCCGGCCCGCCGAGTACATGACGCGGCACGATGGTGAAAGCTTCGGTTTTAATTTCCATTTAAAATGCCTCCTCATTCATGGATTTTGAAGTCGGATCAATTGACTCTTGAAACTTGCTCAAATCACAAACTCCATCCCGGGCGATAATCTTTCGTCAAATATTGATCCGCTTCCGGCAAGTTGGGGAAACTCATCTTCTCGCTGTCATATTTGAGAATCGTGTTTTTCGGCGCCAGGCGAATCGCGATGTTGCCGAGCAGCATTGTCTCGGTCAATTTTGCCGCGTACTGGAAATTCGACGTGGTTTGCGCGCCGTTGCCGCTTTTGATCGCCGCAATCCACTCGGCGTGAATGCCCGGCGAGCGCGGAATCGTCTTCGGCGGAAATTTAAACGCTTTCATTTTCGTTTCAGGAATGAGCCGCGGGCTTTTGCCGTAACAGCCGTGCATGAGCTTGCCTTTGGTGCCGATATACAACACGCCGCCGTCTTGGTCGCCCATCAGCCGGCCATCTTCCAAATCTTCCGGACGTTTCGGCATCAAGCCGCCGTCGTACCACGTCATCTCCACCGCTGGCATTTTGCCGCGCGCTGGAAAATGAAAACGCACGATCGATGCCAGGGGGTAGGTTTCGCCGTTGAAGGCGGTCGAGGTGGCTTGAACGGTGTCGGGATATTCGAGCTTCAACGCCCAATAAGGATGGTCGATGATGTGCGCGCCCATGTCGCCCAGCGCGCCGGTGCCGAAGTCACACCAGCCGCGCCAACTGAACGGCGCATACGCCGGATGATAAGGCCGAAACGGCGCCGGCCCGATCCACAAATCCCAGTTCAGCGTCGAAGGCACAGAAGGAATCTCTTGCGGTGATTTGACGCCTTGCGGCCAAATCGGCCGGTTCGTCCAGCAATGCACTTCCGTCACCTCGCCAATCGCCCCGGCGGCAATCCATTCATTGATCAAACGCGCCTCTTCGCTGGCGTGGCCCTGATTGCCCATTTGCGTGACGACGTTCATTTCCTTTGCGGCTTTGGCGAGAGCGCGGGCTTCGTGCACCGTATGCGTCAACGGCTTTTGCACGAACACGTGCTTGCCCATTTTCATCGCCATCATCGCAATAACCGCGTGATTATGATCCGGCGTGGTCACCGTCACCGCGTCGATCCCGGTTTCCGTTTCCAGCATCACCCGAAAGTCGCGATACTTGGTGGCGCGCGCCAGCATGTCCGCGTACTCCGGCTTGCCGGTATCGTCCAGGGCGCGCTTGATCGTTCGGGCGATTTGCTCGTCGTCGACGTCACACAACGCCACGATGTTTTCGGTGCCGACGTTGGCAATGTCGCTGCGGCCCTGGCCGCCGACGCCGACGCAGGCGATGTTGAGCTTGTCACTCGGCGCGACATATCCCGGCCCGCCCAAGACGTGACGCGGCACGATGGTAAAGGCCGCGGTCGCCAAAGCCGAGGTGCCGAGAAACTCGCGGCGCGTAATGGTCGCCTTTTGTTTGGGAAATTTTTTTGTGTGCATGTTCATTTTAAATGCCTCCTTCGTTTGAATGCAAATTTTCATCCGCTAAAATAAATCCAAATCAGCCCGACACCAAGCGCCAGCACCACGCTCAACATCACGTCTTTGCGCCGCCAAGCGGGATCGGAAGCGGAAGTTGTCGAAGCCGCAGAGGGATGTTGCGCGGTGGCGAACGTCAGGCCGGCGAGCCTGGAATCCGAGGGCGAAGGCGCGGTAAAGCTGACGATAATCAATACCGCCGTGCAAATCAAGAACAAAAACAAGGCAAAGTGGAGAAAGTTGATGTCGGCAAAAGTGTAGAGAAAACCGCTGAGCGAGCTTTTATTCAGCTCGGCAATCAAACGCCCCATGCCCAAAACAAATCCGGTGAGCAGCGACGCCATGGCGCCGCGCGCATTCACCCGCTTCCAAAAAACTCCGATCAAAAAAACCGCGGCAATCGGCGGCGAGATATAAGCTTGCACGCTTTGCAGGTATTGATAAATCTGTCCGGAGATCAGTTTCATCATCGGAATCCACAGCAGCCCAAATCCTACCAGCGCGGCAGTCGAGATTTGTCCGACCGCAACCAGGCGCCTTTCCGAAGCCTCGGGATGAAGCTTCTTGTAAATATCCCAGGTGATCAGCGTCGAGCACGAATTGAAGACCGCGGAGAGCGAGCTCATGAGCGCGGCGAGCAAACCGGCAACAACGATGCCGCGCAGCCCGGCTGGCAAGAGCGCGCCCACCAGCGTGGGCAGCGCCTGATCGGGCGTTGCCAATTGCAATTTTCCCTGCTGCACGAGCGCGTAGGCGATGACGCCCGGAATGACAAAGATAAACAACGGCAGTAATTTGAGAAAACCGCCGAAGATGCTGCCCCGGCGCGCTTGATCCTGATTCGGCGCGGAAAGGACGCGCTGCACGATGAATTGATCGGTACACCAATACCACACGCCCAAAATCGGCGCGCCGAAAAGAATGCCGGTCCACGGAAAATTCGGATCGGTGATTGGCTGCCACATATTGAAAAAACTGCTGCCGGCGGTCTCGCGCAACACGCCCCAGCCGCCCAGCTCGGCAAGCCCGGCGACCGTCACCACAATCGCCCCGCCGACGAGAACGAACATCTGCATCATGTCGGTGTAGAGCACGGCAATCAGCCCGCCGAAGACGGTGTAGATGCCGGTGGCAATGACGACGATGAGCGCGCCGGTCCAAAACTCGATGCCCATCAACGCCTCGAAAACGATGGCGCCGGCGGCGATGGTGACGGAGATTTTGGTGAGAACGTAGGCGATAATTGAAACCGCAGCGAGATACCAGCGCGCGCCGGTGGAATAGCGGCGCTCCAAAAATTCCGGCATGGTAAAGACGCCGCTTTTGAGATAAAACGGCACGAACACCCAGCCGAGAATGAGACACATGAAGCAGGCCAGCACTTCAAATTGTCCGACCGCGACGCCGCTGGCGGCGCCGGTGCCGGCGAGGCCGACGAGATGCTCGGAGCCGATGTTCGAGGCAAAAAGCGAGGCGCCGATCACGAACCAGCCGATGTTGCGGCCGGCGAGAAAATAGCCGGACGAGGTTTCGCGGGTGGCCTTGCCGCGCGCCGAATACCACGCGACGCCGAAAATAACAGCGAAATACAGCGCAACGAAAGACCAATCCAAAACGCCAAAGTTTGTCATTCCTCTCTCCTCAGTGATGGTTGAATAAAAGATGAATTGGATTTACAGAGCGCATGACGTTGCGTGCATTGCCCTCTGGCTTATCTGATCAGCAACATTTTATTCGCCTGTTGAAAATGCGCCGTTTTTATTTTGTAAACATAAACGCCGCTGCTCAACGCGCGGCCATCGAAGGAGATCGAATACCGTCCGGCGTGTTGTTGCTGATTGACCAGAGTTTGCACTTTTTGGCCAAACAGGTCAAAAACTTCCAAAACAACGTAATCCGGCTGCGGCAAATCATATCGAATCACCGTGGCGGGATTAAAAGGATTGGGAAAATTCTGATGGAGAGAAAAATTTTTCGGCAGAAAAGCATCGTTGCTTTCGTCAACTTCGGTCGCGCCGGCATCTTGATAAACGCGCACATAGTCCACTTCCAGACGCTGCGGGAAAACCGTCGAAGCGTCGGGAGCGCCCGGCCAATTGCCGCCGACGGCGAGGTTCAGCAAAATATGAAAGCGCTGGTCGAACGGCGCCGGGAAAGGCCCACCGACAGACCACCAGCTTGTTTGCGTTTGATAATGAACATTGTCAACATACCAGCGTATCTCGCCCGCTTTCCACTCGAGGGCGAAGACGTGAAAATCATCCGAGAATTTTCCCGCCGGCAACGTATAAAATGTGCCGCTCGAAGTGTTATTTGGCCATTGCCCGCCGTAATGCAGCGTGCCGTGGGTTTTATGCGGCTCGTGTCCCACCAATTCCATGATGTCGATTTCGCCGCTGGCGGCCCAGCCGCCGTAAACATTGTCGGTGGGCAACATCCAAAACGCCGGCCAGATGCCTTTGCCAAACGGCAGTTTGGCGCGCATTTCAATGCGGCCATATTTCCAATCGCCCTTGTTGCGCGTTCGCATGCGCGTCGAGGTATAGGCATAACCGGCAAACGATTCTCTTTTCGCGGTGATGATCAAAAAGCCGTTT
The window above is part of the candidate division KSB1 bacterium genome. Proteins encoded here:
- a CDS encoding tetratricopeptide repeat protein — protein: MLTPKKKLTKREIKEDKLVTTWFKVNDWLRQHSREVAMIAGGLALVIGLLIFFNWMKASDEQSAAEKLAQARAEYNKSNYTAAIPILEKLVSEYGGSPSAGMAMIYLANAYMHTKDYANAEKYYNKYLADGDNDPILAVSAAFGAAATYEERGDFAEAATLYDKAANDYKDSYRAPQLLMSAARCYKQANQAEPARRALQKLIDKYPKSNLVEDAKLLLAETGQASS
- a CDS encoding sodium:solute symporter, whose product is MTNFGVLDWSFVALYFAVIFGVAWYSARGKATRETSSGYFLAGRNIGWFVIGASLFASNIGSEHLVGLAGTGAASGVAVGQFEVLACFMCLILGWVFVPFYLKSGVFTMPEFLERRYSTGARWYLAAVSIIAYVLTKISVTIAAGAIVFEALMGIEFWTGALIVVIATGIYTVFGGLIAVLYTDMMQMFVLVGGAIVVTVAGLAELGGWGVLRETAGSSFFNMWQPITDPNFPWTGILFGAPILGVWYWCTDQFIVQRVLSAPNQDQARRGSIFGGFLKLLPLFIFVIPGVIAYALVQQGKLQLATPDQALPTLVGALLPAGLRGIVVAGLLAALMSSLSAVFNSCSTLITWDIYKKLHPEASERRLVAVGQISTAALVGFGLLWIPMMKLISGQIYQYLQSVQAYISPPIAAVFLIGVFWKRVNARGAMASLLTGFVLGMGRLIAELNKSSLSGFLYTFADINFLHFALFLFLICTAVLIIVSFTAPSPSDSRLAGLTFATAQHPSAASTTSASDPAWRRKDVMLSVVLALGVGLIWIYFSG
- a CDS encoding family 16 glycosylhydrolase, with the translated sequence MLTIFCLASPATAQNWRLVWADEFNGAAVDQSKWEFQLGDGTAYGIPGWGNNELQWYRQENAAVENGFLIITAKRESFAGYAYTSTRMRTRNKGDWKYGRIEMRAKLPFGKGIWPAFWMLPTDNVYGGWAASGEIDIMELVGHEPHKTHGTLHYGGQWPNNTSSGTFYTLPAGKFSDDFHVFALEWKAGEIRWYVDNVHYQTQTSWWSVGGPFPAPFDQRFHILLNLAVGGNWPGAPDASTVFPQRLEVDYVRVYQDAGATEVDESNDAFLPKNFSLHQNFPNPFNPATVIRYDLPQPDYVVLEVFDLFGQKVQTLVNQQQHAGRYSISFDGRALSSGVYVYKIKTAHFQQANKMLLIR
- a CDS encoding Gfo/Idh/MocA family oxidoreductase encodes the protein MNMHTKKFPKQKATITRREFLGTSALATAAFTIVPRHVLGGPGYVAPSDKLNIACVGVGGQGRSDIANVGTENIVALCDVDDEQIARTIKRALDDTGKPEYADMLARATKYRDFRVMLETETGIDAVTVTTPDHNHAVIAMMAMKMGKHVFVQKPLTHTVHEARALAKAAKEMNVVTQMGNQGHASEEARLINEWIAAGAIGEVTEVHCWTNRPIWPQGVKSPQEIPSVPSTLNWDLWIGPAPFRPYHPAYAPFSWRGWCDFGTGALGDMGAHIIDHPYWALKLEYPDTVQATSTAFNGETYPLASIVRFHFPARGKMPAVEMTWYDGGLMPKRPEDLEDGRLMGDQDGGVLYIGTKGKLMHGCYGKSPRLIPETKMKAFKFPPKTIPRSPGIHAEWIAAIKSGNGAQTTSNFQYAAKLTETMLLGNIAIRLAPKNTILKYDSEKMSFPNLPEADQYLTKDYRPGWSL
- a CDS encoding Gfo/Idh/MocA family oxidoreductase, translating into MEIKTEAFTIVPRHVLGGPGYVPPSDKVNVACVGVGGQGRNDIAGVRTENIVALCDVDDEHMAETVKAAKKENHPHAEMLERAAKYRDFRKMLETEKSIDAITVSTPDHTHAIIALTAIRLGKHVYVQKPLTHTVQEARALAKAAKEMNVVTQMGNQGHASEEARLINEWIAAGAIGEVTEVHCWTNRPIWPQGVERPAELPAVPSTLDWDLWLGPAPHRPYHPAYAPFNWRGWWDFGTGALGDMGAHIIDHPFWALNLDLPETIQASSTAVNSETYPLASTVHYRFPARGKMPAVELTWYDGGLLPMRPVELEESRRLGNEMGGVIFAGKKGRLMCGCLGESPRLIPETKMKEYRMPPKTLPRSPGVYQEWIAAIKGGPPTMSNFEYAAKLTETMLLGNIALRMANKNVTLKYDGRKMSFTNMPEANQYLSREYRPGWSLPG
- a CDS encoding family 20 glycosylhydrolase, coding for MDRIAFDTILTSLALTASFLFADDKTIKLNLMPVPAQIELQNGEFRLDSTFTIAVTGQPDQRLYHGATRMLRRLSGRTGLFFSQDYIAASSTAATAKLAIDCKRAGKVKLGENESYQLRIAAEKITLEAETDLGVLRGLETLLQLLLADEQGYYFPQVIITDAPRFPWRGLLIDVCRHFLPMEVIKRNLDAMAAVKLNVLHLHLTEDQGFRIESKTYPKLHQMGSDGFFFTHEQMREIIAYAEARGIRVVPEFDMPGHVTSWLAGHPELAALPGPYRIERKYGIMDPALDPTKEYTYKFLDAFLSEMAKLFPDEYLHIGGDENNGKHWDQSPTIAKFKAANGIKDNHDLQTYFNKRLLQILTRHGKKMVGWDEILQPGMPTNIVIQSWRGQEALVQSAQQGYTGILSNGYYIDLVQPTDFHYLNDPIPENSPLSDEQKKKILGGEATMWSELVTPENVDSRIWPRTAAIAERFWSPQRVKDVNDMYRRLNIVSLQLEELGLMHEKNYDMMLRRLANQDEIAPLKALVDVIEPIKIYTRHQYRTYTSYAPFSRVVDAARPDSKTARDFRQLVEKFLSNKSNVELKNELTMWLKKWESNHAQLTAMMQKSPVLREIAAQSENLSKTSAIGLQALEALASGKSLGASWLAANLAYLEKAKGAHAETELMIVSGVEKLAQAAR